A DNA window from Streptomyces sp. 71268 contains the following coding sequences:
- a CDS encoding TetR/AcrR family transcriptional regulator: MATTNEGSEGTVRRGRPRSFDRDAALRAATIEFWDRGFEAVSIADLTRAMGVKAPSLYAAFGDKKTLFEEAIESYLREFGSFIDRALEEEPTARRAVARMLHEAAAWQTLPGYPRGCMLISAATNCTPQSNEVAQGLVERRNKGIAAVERRIAADIEAGVLPSDTDAHALAVYCTVVLHGMAQQARDGVDRATLEIVAHTAMAAWPAETGDIPG; this comes from the coding sequence ATGGCTACCACGAACGAGGGATCCGAGGGGACGGTGAGGCGGGGGAGGCCCCGCTCCTTCGACCGGGACGCGGCGCTGCGGGCCGCGACCATAGAGTTCTGGGACCGCGGCTTCGAGGCGGTCTCCATCGCCGACCTGACGCGGGCGATGGGCGTGAAGGCGCCGAGTCTCTACGCGGCCTTCGGGGACAAGAAGACGCTCTTCGAGGAGGCCATCGAGTCCTATCTGCGCGAGTTCGGCAGCTTCATCGACCGTGCCCTGGAAGAGGAGCCGACCGCGCGCCGCGCCGTGGCGCGCATGTTGCACGAGGCCGCTGCCTGGCAGACGCTGCCGGGGTATCCGCGCGGGTGCATGCTAATCAGCGCCGCGACCAACTGCACCCCGCAGTCCAACGAAGTCGCCCAAGGCCTGGTCGAGCGTCGGAACAAGGGGATCGCGGCGGTCGAGCGGCGTATCGCCGCCGACATAGAGGCGGGCGTACTGCCGAGCGACACCGACGCGCACGCCCTCGCCGTCTACTGCACGGTCGTGCTCCACGGCATGGCCCAGCAGGCCAGGGACGGCGTCGACCGGGCGACGCTGGAGATCGTGGCCCACACGGCGATGGCGGCCTGGCCCGCGGAGACGGGTGACATACCCGGCTGA
- a CDS encoding SDR family oxidoreductase: MGALKGKTALVTGGSRGIGREIAERLARDGARVAVHYGSNDEAAKETVTAIEAAGGQAFALRAELGVPGDAQALWAAFDEQADGLDILVNNAGIVEAGKPIAAVTPEAFDHVFAVNAKAPFFITQLGLPRLRDGGRIVNISTGLTRGAATPELISYSMTKGAIDVLTLTLAKELGPRGITVNAVAPGVVDTDMNAAWLRGDAETWQAVAAESPFNRVAKADDVADIVAFLASSDSRWVTGQWIDATGGALL, encoded by the coding sequence ATGGGCGCGCTCAAGGGCAAGACAGCGCTGGTCACCGGCGGCAGTCGGGGCATCGGGCGGGAGATCGCCGAGCGACTGGCGCGGGACGGCGCCAGAGTCGCGGTGCACTACGGGAGCAACGACGAGGCGGCCAAGGAGACGGTGACGGCCATCGAGGCGGCGGGCGGACAGGCGTTCGCGCTGCGGGCCGAGCTGGGCGTGCCGGGAGACGCGCAGGCCCTGTGGGCCGCCTTCGACGAGCAGGCGGACGGCCTCGACATCCTGGTGAACAACGCGGGGATCGTCGAGGCCGGCAAGCCGATCGCCGCCGTGACACCCGAAGCCTTCGACCACGTCTTCGCGGTCAACGCCAAGGCGCCGTTCTTCATCACCCAACTGGGTCTCCCGCGACTGCGGGACGGCGGGCGCATCGTCAACATCTCCACGGGGCTGACGCGCGGCGCCGCGACACCCGAGCTGATCTCCTACTCGATGACCAAGGGTGCCATCGACGTACTGACCCTGACCCTGGCCAAGGAGCTGGGCCCGCGCGGGATAACCGTGAACGCGGTGGCGCCGGGCGTGGTCGACACCGACATGAACGCGGCCTGGCTGCGCGGCGATGCCGAGACGTGGCAGGCCGTCGCCGCGGAGTCCCCGTTCAACCGCGTGGCCAAGGCCGACGACGTGGCCGACATCGTCGCCTTCCTCGCTTCCTCCGACAGCCGCTGGGTGACCGGCCAGTGGATCGACGCGACGGGAGGTGCGCTGCTGTAG
- a CDS encoding glycoside hydrolase family 3 protein — MSTTSASARTDSLSRDALAVLQPGFRGTTTAPDWLLRRIDEGLASVALFGRNIERPEQVAALTGQLRAERGDLLVAIDEEGGDVTRLEVNEGSSFPGNLALGAVDDPDLTRAVAREIGRRLAEVGVNLDWAPSADVNANPDNPVIGVRSFGADPKLVARHTAAYVEGMQAAGVATSVKHFPGHGDTAVDSHHDLPRIDADLNVLADRDLVPFRAAVAAGTKAVMSAHILVPALDPNRPATLSPEALHGLLRRPVADGGFGFDGLIISDAIEMKAISAAYGVERGTVLALAAGVDAICVGGGLADEETVRRLRDALVQAVRAGELKEERLADAAARVRALADWARLDARGAGSAGGPPRSVAAAPEGGLDAARRAVRVTAGPRATAPLTRPAYVAAFTPMASIAVGDDTPWGVAAELARLLPGTETEALNNARVTEHGVPETIARVCANAGERPIVAVVRDVHRHTWMTEALAALVAARPDTIVVEMGVPQAAPVGALHIATHGAARVCGRAAAEVITGR, encoded by the coding sequence ATGAGCACCACCTCCGCCTCCGCCCGCACCGACTCCCTGAGCCGAGACGCCCTCGCCGTCCTCCAGCCGGGCTTCCGGGGCACCACCACCGCCCCCGACTGGCTGCTCCGCAGGATCGACGAGGGGCTCGCCTCCGTCGCCCTGTTCGGCCGCAACATCGAGCGGCCCGAACAGGTCGCCGCGCTCACCGGACAACTGCGGGCGGAACGCGGAGACCTCCTGGTGGCCATCGACGAGGAGGGTGGCGATGTCACCCGCCTTGAGGTCAACGAGGGTTCCTCGTTCCCCGGCAACCTGGCCCTCGGCGCCGTGGACGACCCCGACCTCACCCGCGCCGTCGCCCGGGAGATCGGCCGCCGCCTCGCCGAGGTCGGCGTCAACCTCGACTGGGCGCCGTCCGCCGACGTCAACGCCAACCCCGACAACCCGGTCATCGGCGTCCGCTCCTTCGGCGCCGACCCGAAGCTGGTGGCCCGGCACACCGCCGCCTACGTCGAAGGCATGCAGGCGGCCGGCGTGGCCACCAGCGTCAAGCACTTCCCCGGGCACGGCGACACCGCCGTGGACTCCCACCACGACCTGCCGCGCATCGACGCCGACCTGAACGTCCTGGCCGACCGCGACCTGGTGCCCTTCCGGGCCGCCGTGGCCGCCGGCACCAAGGCCGTCATGAGCGCCCACATCCTGGTGCCCGCGCTGGACCCGAACCGGCCCGCCACCCTCAGCCCGGAGGCGCTGCACGGACTGCTGCGCCGCCCCGTGGCCGACGGCGGCTTCGGCTTCGACGGGCTGATCATCAGCGACGCCATCGAGATGAAGGCCATCTCCGCCGCGTACGGTGTGGAACGCGGCACCGTACTGGCCCTCGCCGCCGGAGTGGACGCCATCTGCGTCGGCGGTGGGCTGGCCGACGAGGAAACCGTGCGACGCCTGCGCGACGCCCTCGTCCAGGCCGTCCGCGCCGGCGAGCTGAAGGAGGAGCGGCTCGCCGACGCGGCGGCTCGGGTCCGTGCCCTGGCCGACTGGGCCCGCCTGGACGCCCGGGGCGCGGGATCGGCCGGGGGCCCGCCCCGGTCCGTGGCCGCCGCCCCCGAGGGGGGGCTCGACGCCGCCCGTCGCGCGGTACGCGTGACCGCCGGCCCGCGCGCCACCGCCCCCCTCACACGGCCGGCCTACGTCGCCGCCTTCACGCCGATGGCGAGCATCGCGGTCGGCGACGACACCCCGTGGGGCGTCGCGGCCGAACTGGCCCGCCTGCTCCCCGGCACCGAGACCGAGGCCCTCAACAACGCGCGGGTCACCGAGCACGGCGTACCCGAGACCATCGCGCGGGTGTGCGCGAACGCGGGGGAGCGCCCCATCGTCGCGGTCGTACGCGACGTCCACCGCCACACCTGGATGACCGAGGCTCTCGCCGCCCTGGTCGCCGCGCGACCCGACACGATCGTGGTCGAGATGGGCGTCCCCCAGGCCGCCCCCGTCGGCGCCCTGCACATCGCCACCCACGGCGCCGCCCGCGTCTGCGGCCGCGCCGCCGCCGAGGTCATCACGGGGCGGTAG